In the genome of Mytilus edulis chromosome 14, xbMytEdul2.2, whole genome shotgun sequence, the window TTTGTTATCAGAATACATTTGTAAGAAATAAACATACCAcacctttttaattttaatattcaacttcATATAGTATTTTTTAGAAACAGGCCtctaattttaatatttcttgCTTCATGGTCACCTTAAAAAAagtcaattaaatttaaattatcatgtttatagtaatCTGTTATACTAtataaaattaacaactatatgccactgttctgccttcaacaatgagccaagccAATACCCCCTAGTCAAACATAAATGTTCCtgaaatgacaattgtaaaataattcaaaccagaaaacttaATGCTAATCAATTAAGAAACAAAGCAATGAAAAAACGAATActttacacagcaacaaacaacaggcacatacatacagctATGTTTGATTTGTTGTCAAGCTATGCAAGTCGAACAACAATTTGTTATGATTATGCAAACAAGAAGATAAATAAATGTCCCCAATCACCTTGAATACACTCTATACAATTACATACAAgttttttctatcatttttatgttatatgctgaaatacataaacaattaaaatttcaGGGATTAAATCCACTACAATTAGAAGATATGTCCATACAGATGCCAGCGATGATGCTGTGCAGGATGTGGTGAAGGCAGTTAATAAGGCTGCTGTCCAGAAAACTGTCGAGAAGAACCAGAAGTTGGATGATTTCGACAAAGGTGTGGTGAGAACGACCATCTATGATCTGCACGAGAAATCCCAGTCAGTGACCATGCCAAGTCTGCAGCAAGCTCTGAAAAAGAAAGACATTGACGTTTCCATATCAACAGTGTCCGGAAAAGTGCGTTTACTGGTATTTCGGTAATTAATTTCATTCATTATGTTTGGACTTCATCTATTATTTAGTAGAACATGTAtcttaaatcatctctttttacATGCTtaattatcaattatatatacacacaagtctaaattgaaaaaaactttcaaatatgaaaaggaagatgtggtatgattgacaatgagacaactctccacaaaagaccagaatgacacacaaattaacaagtataggtcactgtacggccttcatcaatgagcaaagcccatactcagctataaaaggctcctgAATCACAATtgttgtaaaacaattcaaacgtgaaaactgaCAGCCTAATTCAAACCTATGGTTGCGTTGCATAAAAACCTCTCCTTTTGTACATGTGCATGCAAACAAATGTCTTGTTAGATgtgtctaaatacagcacaaacaacataaAAATCATTCGTTCCAAAAACTGAAACACTTATACAACTTGGAGTAATGAAATATTTACCAGCATTAAATACACATTTCAGTATTGAAAGACATCTACACATCTTGGAAATATTTACCTGCATTAAATACACATTTCAGTTTTGAAAGACATCTATACATCTTGGAAATAATTACCTGCATTAAATACACATTTCAGTATTGAAAGACATCTATGCATCTTGGAAATATTTACCTGCATTAAATACACATTTCAGTATTGAAAGACATCTATACATCTTGGAAATATTTACCTGCATTAAATACACATTTCAGTATTGAAAGACATCTTCTATACAtttaacgcgtcgccagtaaacttaatttgcgaccatcaaatccccaattgatgccgtcggaaaTATTTATGTGCTCTGTAGTCATCAGCAAAAttgtctgaaaataaataaaccgCAATTAAAATTTATAGCTACAAATtattaaacatattgaaataaaCTCTAATGCATCAATCACTTTTGTAATATGTTCCATTTAAACATGAACCTGCAGAAGTCTCTATCAAAATGTGGTAACATCTTAAACTGACAAATATAGAATGTTATTGACACCCATCTGTACTTGAGATTTAAAAGTATGTTCTCTGCGCCCtatgttacatgtatgttttagtGTAACCCTTAAGTGTTATGGAATTGTGAATGTTTCtatttatatgattatttttttcaggttCTACAAGAATGCTTCAAGCCGAAGATTTGTGTCGGAGAGGGAGGACATCGTTCTCTTGTGGATGGCATATCTTCGTAAGATACGTAAGTTTAGGCAGCAGGGTCGTCATATTGTACATTTAGATGAGACTTGGTTAAACACTAATCATGTAGTAAAGGGTGACTGGCTGGATGTTCCAAGCACGTCCATGTCTGTCTTTGAGACCCACTGTAAAGGTATCCATCGGAAAGTACCTTCTGGAAAGGGTACTAGATTGATAACCTTAGATGTTGGCTCCTTTCAACAAGGCCTAATTCCCGGATGTCGTCTTATATTTGAGTCGAAAACCAACAGCTCTGATTATCATGACGAGATGAATAAGGAGCACTTTACAGGGTGGTTCAGAGAAACACTTCTCCCTAAACTGCCTCCTCGGTCTGTAATCATAATGGACAATTCTCCGTATCACAGCCACTTAGATCCTGACTCAAGGGTACCAAACACTAGCAGCAACAAGTCAGAGATCTCGGCATGGCTGGAGAAGAGCATTGTACAGTatgataagaaaacaaaaaaggcCGAGCTGCTTGATTTAGTgaagaaaacaaaccaaaacatagGTATATAATAAATGACCTTGCATCAGCTAATGGCCATGAGATTTTACGCACACCTCCTTATCATTGTGAGTTCAATC includes:
- the LOC139504437 gene encoding uncharacterized protein, whose product is MPPKNKNVVRNLQVNTGIKSTTIRRYVHTDASDDAVQDVVKAVNKAAVQKTVEKNQKLDDFDKGVVRTTIYDLHEKSQSVTMPSLQQALKKKDIDVSISTVSGKVRLLVFRFYKNASSRRFVSEREDIVLLWMAYLRKIRKFRQQGRHIVHLDETWLNTNHVVKGDWLDVPSTSMSVFETHCKGIHRKVPSGKGTRLITLDVGSFQQGLIPGCRLIFESKTNSSDYHDEMNKEHFTGWFRETLLPKLPPRSVIIMDNSPYHSHLDPDSRVPNTSSNKSEISAWLEKSIVQYDKKTKKAELLDLVKKTNQNIGI